From Desmodus rotundus isolate HL8 chromosome 12, HLdesRot8A.1, whole genome shotgun sequence, one genomic window encodes:
- the TNFSF18 gene encoding tumor necrosis factor ligand superfamily member 18, producing MSLEHVENMPLHHATPSGAQRPGWKLCVFSVVTVLLVCFFSTVVFYLLPFKTVGKPCVAKFGPLPSKWQMVSLEPSCVKQVADWKLQILQNGLYSIYGQVAPNTTYKEAAPFDVRLRKNKGIIQSVKNNATIQNVGGIYELHEGDTIDLIFNTECQVLKNNTYWGILLLANPQFIA from the exons ATGAGTTTGGAACACGTGGAGAATATGCCTTTGCACCATGCAACTCCCTCAGGAGCACAGAGGCCAGGCTGGAAGCTATGTGTCTTCTCAGTAGTAACTGTGCTACTAGTTTGCTTCTTCAGCACAGTAGTCTtctatcttctcccattcaag ACTGTCGGCAAACCCTGTGTCGCTAAGTTTG GACCATTACCTTCAAAATGGCAAATGGTATCTCTCGAGCCCTCTTGCGTGAAGCAGGTAGCTGACTGGAAGCTGCAGATACTACAGAATGGCTTGTATTCAATTTATGGTCAAGTGGCTCCCAACACAACCTACAAAGAAGCAGCTCCTTTCGACGTGCGGCTCCGCAAAAACAAAGGCATTATACAAAGTGtaaaaaataatgctacaatCCAAAATGTAGGAGGGATTTATGAGTTGCATGAAGGAGATACAATAGACTTGATCTTCAACACTGAATGCCAGGTTCTAAAGAATAACACGTACTGGGGGATCTTACTGCTAGCCAATCCCCAGTTCATCGCTTAG